A single genomic interval of Saccharothrix saharensis harbors:
- a CDS encoding DEAD/DEAH box helicase, whose translation MNDEPDDRTSFADLGLRPELLRALSGLGYEEPTPIQREAIPPLTAGRDLLGQAATGTGKTAAFALPVLERMAGGERGQRAPFALVLVPTRELAVQVSEAVHRYGRELGARVLPIYGGQPIGRQLRVLEQGVDVVVATPGRAVDHLNRGTLKLEHLEVVVLDEADEMLDMGFAEDLDTILAETPAERQTVLFSATMPGRIDRLARQHLSDPVRITIGREQAEPGEAPRVRQSAYVVPRAHKPAALGRVLDVEAPTAAIVFCRTRDEVDQLTETLNGRGYRAESLHGGISQEQRDRVMARLRNGTADLLVATDVAARGLDIEQLTHVVNYNVPSAPESYVHRIGRIGRAGREGVAITLAEPREHGMLKTIERVTKQRIHMEKVPTIADLRARRLELTRAALHESLLEDDLESFRVVVETLTDQFDVMEVALAAVKLAHEATGAAADEEEIPEYVPRSGAGGERRGREGGDRGAPRRPRRPSAGMTRLFVGAGRSSGIRPQDLVGAIAGEARLNGRDIGAIEIADRFSLVEVPDSAAQQVIASLRGATIKGRKVTVRRERDDPR comes from the coding sequence ATGAACGACGAGCCCGACGACCGGACCAGCTTCGCCGACCTCGGGTTGCGCCCCGAACTGCTCCGGGCGCTGTCCGGCCTCGGCTACGAGGAGCCCACCCCCATCCAGCGGGAAGCCATCCCGCCGCTGACCGCGGGCCGTGACCTGCTCGGACAGGCCGCGACCGGCACCGGCAAGACGGCGGCGTTCGCGCTGCCCGTGCTGGAGCGCATGGCGGGCGGCGAGCGCGGCCAACGGGCCCCGTTCGCGCTGGTGCTGGTGCCGACGCGGGAACTGGCGGTGCAGGTCTCCGAAGCGGTGCACCGCTACGGGCGGGAGCTGGGCGCGCGGGTGCTGCCGATCTACGGCGGCCAGCCCATCGGACGGCAGCTGCGCGTGCTGGAGCAGGGCGTGGACGTCGTCGTGGCCACGCCGGGCCGCGCGGTCGACCACCTCAACCGGGGCACGTTGAAGCTGGAGCACCTGGAAGTCGTCGTGCTGGACGAGGCCGACGAGATGCTGGACATGGGCTTCGCCGAGGACCTGGACACGATCCTGGCCGAGACGCCCGCCGAGCGGCAGACCGTGCTGTTCTCCGCGACCATGCCCGGCCGCATCGACCGGCTGGCCCGGCAGCACCTGTCCGACCCGGTGCGCATCACGATCGGCCGCGAGCAGGCCGAGCCGGGCGAGGCGCCGCGCGTGCGGCAGAGCGCGTACGTCGTGCCGCGCGCGCACAAGCCCGCCGCGCTGGGCCGGGTGCTGGACGTCGAGGCGCCGACCGCGGCGATCGTGTTCTGCCGCACCCGCGACGAGGTCGACCAGCTCACCGAGACGTTGAACGGGCGCGGTTACCGGGCCGAGTCGCTGCACGGCGGCATCAGCCAGGAGCAGCGCGACCGGGTGATGGCGCGGCTGCGCAACGGCACGGCCGACCTGCTGGTGGCCACCGACGTGGCGGCCCGCGGCCTGGACATCGAGCAGCTCACGCACGTGGTGAACTACAACGTGCCGTCCGCGCCGGAGTCCTACGTGCACCGCATCGGCCGGATCGGGCGCGCGGGCCGCGAGGGCGTGGCGATCACCCTGGCCGAGCCGCGCGAGCACGGCATGCTCAAGACCATCGAGCGCGTCACCAAGCAGCGCATCCACATGGAGAAGGTCCCCACGATCGCGGACCTGCGGGCGCGCCGGCTGGAGCTGACCCGCGCCGCGCTGCACGAGAGCCTGCTGGAGGACGACCTGGAGAGCTTCCGGGTCGTGGTGGAGACGCTGACCGACCAGTTCGACGTCATGGAGGTGGCGCTGGCGGCGGTCAAGCTCGCGCACGAGGCCACCGGCGCGGCGGCGGACGAGGAGGAGATCCCCGAGTACGTGCCGCGGTCGGGCGCCGGAGGGGAGCGCCGGGGCCGCGAGGGCGGCGACCGCGGTGCGCCGCGCCGCCCGCGCCGCCCGTCCGCGGGCATGACCAGGCTGTTCGTCGGCGCGGGCCGCAGCTCGGGCATCCGGCCGCAGGACCTGGTCGGCGCGATCGCGGGCGAGGCGCGGCTCAACGGCCGCGACATCGGCGCGATCGAGATCGCCGACCGGTTCTCGCTGGTGGAGGTGCCGGACTCGGCGGCGCAGCAGGTCATCGCGTCGCTGCGGGGCGCGACCATCAAGGGGCGCAAGGTCACGGTGCGGCGGGAGCGCGACGACCCGCGCTGA
- a CDS encoding carboxylesterase family protein, protein MTRRGQFQGRAVDAGVDAFLGIRYAEPPFGARRFAAPVPTDFAGDCREFGPIAPQSARLPGAPVWRPGDEDVLSLNVWTPSTSDGPWPVLFYVHGGAYTFGSSAQPDYDGTALARAGLVVVTCNYRLGFEGFGHVAGHPDNRGLLDQRAALRWVRDNIAVFGGDPGTITVGGQSAGAGSALFLAAWEPVRRVIAHSVPNRCYTPGFARRVAEWIDTATPESAVASADALAAAQRTGPLSHDPVLFGPVADALPPVAPEVDALLCHTDVEYALFDAVGTFRPPADLRGFGREWGVPDHVVAAYEHFGDAAVRLAGDFVFAEPTTRIAEAHGRAFLARFTRPPAWHTADVPFSFGNLEGADFLIGGAAGDDERALSRRMLRAWVDFCTTGDPGWTGVRYWGDEVETRREPWRGVDLSAPVDHPVQPVG, encoded by the coding sequence ATGACACGACGTGGACAGTTCCAGGGCCGGGCGGTGGACGCCGGGGTGGACGCCTTCCTCGGCATCCGGTACGCGGAGCCGCCGTTCGGCGCGCGGCGGTTCGCCGCACCCGTGCCGACCGACTTCGCGGGTGACTGCCGGGAGTTCGGCCCGATCGCGCCGCAGTCGGCGCGGCTGCCCGGCGCGCCCGTGTGGCGGCCCGGCGACGAGGACGTGCTGAGCCTCAACGTGTGGACGCCGTCCACTTCGGACGGTCCGTGGCCGGTGCTGTTCTACGTCCACGGCGGCGCCTACACCTTCGGCTCCTCGGCGCAGCCCGACTACGACGGGACCGCCCTGGCCCGCGCCGGGCTGGTCGTGGTGACGTGCAACTACCGGCTCGGGTTCGAGGGGTTCGGGCACGTGGCCGGCCACCCGGACAACCGGGGGTTGCTCGACCAGCGGGCCGCGCTGCGCTGGGTGCGGGACAACATCGCGGTGTTCGGCGGTGATCCCGGCACCATCACCGTCGGCGGTCAGTCGGCCGGCGCCGGGTCGGCGTTGTTCCTGGCGGCGTGGGAGCCGGTGCGGCGGGTCATCGCGCACAGCGTGCCGAACCGGTGCTACACGCCGGGGTTCGCCCGACGGGTCGCGGAGTGGATCGACACCGCGACGCCCGAGTCGGCGGTGGCGTCGGCCGACGCGCTCGCCGCCGCGCAGCGCACCGGGCCGTTGAGCCACGATCCCGTGCTGTTCGGGCCGGTCGCCGACGCGCTGCCGCCGGTGGCCCCCGAGGTCGACGCCCTGCTGTGCCACACGGACGTCGAGTACGCGCTGTTCGACGCGGTGGGCACGTTCCGGCCGCCCGCCGACCTGCGCGGGTTCGGCCGCGAGTGGGGCGTCCCGGACCACGTCGTGGCCGCGTACGAGCACTTCGGGGACGCCGCCGTGCGGCTCGCGGGCGACTTCGTGTTCGCCGAGCCCACCACCCGGATCGCCGAGGCGCACGGCCGGGCGTTCCTGGCGCGGTTCACCCGGCCGCCCGCCTGGCACACCGCGGACGTGCCGTTCTCGTTCGGCAATCTCGAGGGCGCCGACTTCTTGATCGGCGGGGCGGCCGGTGACGACGAGCGCGCGCTGTCCCGCCGGATGCTCCGGGCCTGGGTGGACTTCTGCACCACCGGCGACCCGGGCTGGACCGGCGTGCGGTACTGGGGCGACGAGGTGGAGACCCGGCGCGAGCCGTGGCGCGGCGTGGACCTCTCCGCGCCCGTCGACCACCCCGTGCAGCCCGTCGGCTGA
- a CDS encoding AfsR/SARP family transcriptional regulator: MGVAARQVRTLLALLALSPGTPVPFDQLVEELWAGKQMGNARNALQANVVRLRKLLEQFADVPGDCLVRTVSSGYVLDLPGGAVDAHLFRDLADRGSALVPHRPGEAIDLLERALRLWHGPALFDVSDGLRFRIEAARLDERRLSAREDLIAAKLANGEDRGVVSELKQLAAEYPERERFSEQLMVALYRNGRQTEALDVFHHTRRRLASELGLEPGRAMRRLYQAILVHDQVLL, translated from the coding sequence ATGGGTGTCGCCGCTCGTCAGGTGCGCACCCTGCTCGCGCTGCTGGCGCTTTCGCCGGGCACCCCCGTTCCGTTCGACCAACTGGTCGAGGAATTGTGGGCGGGTAAACAGATGGGAAACGCCCGCAACGCGCTCCAGGCGAATGTGGTGCGGCTGCGCAAACTGCTGGAGCAGTTCGCCGACGTGCCGGGCGACTGCCTGGTCCGCACGGTGAGCAGCGGCTACGTCCTCGACCTGCCCGGCGGAGCGGTCGACGCGCACCTGTTCCGCGACCTGGCCGACCGCGGTTCCGCCCTCGTGCCGCACCGGCCCGGCGAGGCGATCGACCTGCTGGAACGGGCGCTGCGGCTGTGGCACGGCCCGGCGCTGTTCGACGTGAGCGACGGCCTGCGGTTCCGCATCGAGGCCGCCCGGCTCGACGAGCGCAGGCTCAGCGCCCGCGAGGACCTCATCGCCGCCAAGCTCGCCAACGGCGAGGACCGCGGCGTCGTGTCCGAGCTCAAGCAGCTCGCGGCCGAGTACCCGGAGCGGGAGCGGTTCAGCGAGCAGCTGATGGTGGCGCTGTACCGCAACGGCAGGCAGACGGAGGCGCTGGACGTCTTCCACCACACGCGCAGGCGCCTGGCGAGCGAGCTCGGGTTGGAGCCCGGCCGCGCGATGCGACGGCTCTACCAGGCGATCCTCGTCCACGACCAGGTACTGCTGTAG
- a CDS encoding Lsr2 dimerization domain-containing protein, producing the protein MAVDDLDGHTGHDVRAVSFGLDGVWFEIRLGAANAARLRAALDRFVRAARRVPGTAPVPVRSVDAHLARIVRRWAREHGYRISDRGRLSAIVLDAYDRAHPPRRRSDGARVILDHPKH; encoded by the coding sequence GTGGCGGTGGACGACTTGGACGGGCACACCGGGCACGACGTCCGGGCGGTGTCCTTCGGCCTCGACGGCGTGTGGTTCGAGATCCGCCTCGGCGCGGCCAACGCGGCCCGGCTGCGGGCCGCCCTCGACCGGTTCGTGCGCGCCGCGCGACGGGTCCCCGGCACCGCTCCGGTGCCGGTACGCAGCGTCGACGCGCACTTGGCGCGGATCGTGCGGCGGTGGGCGCGCGAGCACGGCTACCGGATCTCCGACCGCGGCCGGCTGTCCGCGATCGTGCTGGACGCCTACGACCGGGCGCACCCGCCCCGCCGGCGGTCCGACGGCGCGCGTGTGATCCTCGACCACCCGAAGCACTAG
- a CDS encoding tetratricopeptide repeat protein, which yields MDLGAPHGIRFRFEAGLLRAVLLDVHGKAPVDAGEELTAEAGARDLLVEETRDGHVRAVLRQRFDLPAPARWRLAVAAPATATADGVSFALPDAVTLLVSGSAPCEVEDGGVVVRLPAGRSDLDVTVISEPVFPVGDTVVVCRPDQVREAAVVVSCLPADRVTPVVALRPPDSSSHRHDRLLTSLLAATGVRRAVFLADPGDAGPDADVVPDLPERLHLPCEDPVGLTAKAWEVLRGGEPERTLDVAPDADFVAALFTALRTGAALRVDDGAPPVPFDEHDPDDGDEAVLVERTGGVDDLVAAVYAHHRGARLVITPEPDLAEVRAVVAEEQERVTAAAGAIGDAVKGIGFVEALWRYLSSGGHDPYAAVEAVVTAQVPAEAVDRVGDRRLTAFTTGLPYSFVHTGDVSWARKPIGHVVADPTLVVLTELHRAGVAREPGAFSVVVDAGAFREAPETTASLGHHTHPIVLSRQDASPRVLRDLVADLPVELVFFNCHDADDAIALGDDTLPDDDLPVTLRHRPIVFNNSCRSWTRLGREFVRAGARGYIGTLWTIPPNLAAGFARTVVRRLTAEETPAARAIVNTGTPGGIERSYLYVGTVNGRLDEWRDRSTTDAEAALTGCELLAAAARDRADPLAPVLHRELTALREVAETGEVTDSPSYADVLLAELELEDDDERAAVLVERVDAVLTGLDLPDDELEARWATRFELTGARFERRGEYGAALADFERCVGLGDACRDRADVLLRMARLLMREGRTDEAGQAARLAYDDHRARRDGPGRLESITVLADLGDPDPDTALRYAVEGHDLAEELGDRARQAAFALAECDRRRERGESAEAIEAGSRAVELFRALGDDRQELAALRRLGACHRDRGDLETAQHYAAVGLARAEQVGAAAEVASFHDDLGGVLTARGEHGPALGHYRHAVSKLVATGAWERGAELLPHLAVGAVRARDPEALWTAALSGGLICEVAPREVWASVLPLVVDSMKRAIETGPLELTQRGMTDFASAVTAGRREDMPFQVGLLADVVVVLLAWLMDRVDAHIRAFARELDRTSGGVLDLVGYVSVPYADRARDPGPGRSRTTSGGPR from the coding sequence GTGGACCTCGGTGCTCCGCACGGAATCCGCTTCCGCTTCGAAGCGGGGCTGCTGCGTGCCGTCCTGCTCGACGTGCACGGCAAAGCGCCCGTCGACGCGGGCGAGGAGCTGACCGCCGAGGCGGGTGCGCGCGACCTGCTGGTCGAGGAGACCCGGGACGGGCACGTGCGCGCGGTGCTGCGGCAGCGGTTCGACCTGCCCGCGCCCGCCCGCTGGCGGCTCGCCGTGGCCGCGCCCGCCACCGCCACCGCCGACGGGGTGTCGTTCGCCCTGCCGGACGCGGTGACGCTGCTCGTGTCCGGTTCCGCGCCGTGCGAGGTCGAGGACGGCGGGGTGGTCGTGCGGCTGCCCGCGGGCCGGTCCGACCTGGACGTCACGGTGATCAGCGAGCCCGTGTTCCCGGTCGGCGACACGGTCGTGGTGTGCCGGCCGGACCAGGTGCGCGAGGCCGCGGTCGTGGTGTCGTGCCTGCCCGCGGACCGCGTCACCCCCGTCGTCGCGCTGCGGCCCCCGGACTCCTCCTCGCACCGGCACGACCGGCTGCTGACCTCCCTGCTCGCCGCCACGGGAGTGCGCCGCGCGGTGTTCCTCGCCGATCCCGGGGACGCCGGGCCGGACGCCGACGTGGTCCCGGACCTGCCCGAACGCCTGCACCTGCCGTGCGAGGACCCCGTCGGGCTGACCGCCAAGGCGTGGGAGGTGCTGCGCGGCGGCGAACCGGAGCGCACCCTGGACGTCGCGCCGGACGCCGACTTCGTCGCCGCGCTGTTCACCGCCCTGCGCACGGGCGCGGCGCTGCGCGTGGACGACGGCGCGCCGCCCGTGCCGTTCGACGAGCACGACCCGGACGACGGCGACGAGGCCGTGCTGGTCGAACGCACCGGCGGGGTGGACGACCTGGTGGCCGCGGTGTACGCGCACCACCGCGGCGCGCGGCTGGTGATCACGCCGGAGCCGGACCTGGCCGAGGTGCGCGCGGTGGTGGCCGAGGAGCAGGAGCGGGTCACCGCGGCCGCCGGTGCGATCGGCGACGCGGTGAAGGGCATCGGGTTCGTCGAGGCGCTGTGGCGGTACCTGTCCTCCGGCGGGCACGACCCGTACGCGGCGGTCGAGGCCGTGGTCACCGCGCAGGTCCCCGCCGAGGCCGTCGACCGGGTCGGGGACCGCCGGCTGACCGCGTTCACCACCGGCCTGCCGTACTCGTTCGTGCACACCGGGGACGTGAGCTGGGCGCGCAAGCCGATCGGGCACGTGGTGGCCGACCCGACGCTGGTCGTGCTCACCGAGCTGCACCGGGCGGGCGTGGCGCGCGAGCCCGGCGCGTTCAGCGTGGTGGTCGACGCCGGCGCGTTCCGCGAGGCCCCGGAGACGACCGCGTCGCTCGGCCACCACACGCACCCGATCGTGCTGTCCCGGCAGGACGCCTCGCCGAGGGTGCTGCGCGACCTCGTCGCGGACCTGCCGGTCGAGCTGGTGTTCTTCAACTGCCACGACGCCGACGACGCGATCGCGCTGGGCGACGACACGCTGCCCGACGACGACCTGCCCGTGACGCTGCGGCACCGGCCGATCGTGTTCAACAACTCGTGCCGCTCGTGGACGCGGCTGGGCCGCGAGTTCGTCCGCGCCGGCGCGCGCGGCTACATCGGCACCCTGTGGACCATCCCGCCCAACCTCGCCGCCGGGTTCGCCCGCACCGTCGTGCGACGGCTCACCGCCGAGGAGACACCCGCCGCCCGCGCCATCGTCAACACCGGCACGCCCGGCGGCATCGAGCGGTCCTACCTGTACGTCGGCACGGTCAACGGCAGGCTGGACGAGTGGCGCGACCGGTCCACCACCGACGCCGAGGCCGCGCTGACCGGGTGCGAGCTGCTGGCCGCCGCCGCCCGCGACCGCGCCGACCCGCTCGCACCCGTGCTGCACCGGGAGCTCACGGCGCTGCGCGAGGTCGCCGAGACCGGCGAGGTCACCGACAGCCCGTCCTACGCGGACGTGCTGCTGGCCGAGCTGGAGCTCGAGGACGACGACGAGCGGGCCGCCGTGCTGGTCGAGCGGGTCGACGCCGTGCTGACCGGGCTCGACCTGCCCGACGACGAGCTGGAAGCCCGGTGGGCGACCAGGTTCGAGCTGACCGGCGCCCGGTTCGAGCGGCGCGGGGAATACGGGGCCGCGCTCGCGGACTTCGAACGGTGTGTGGGCTTGGGCGACGCGTGCCGCGACCGAGCGGACGTCCTGCTGCGGATGGCGAGGCTGCTGATGCGCGAAGGCAGAACCGACGAAGCCGGCCAGGCGGCGCGGTTGGCGTACGACGACCACCGCGCCCGCCGGGACGGACCGGGGCGGCTGGAGTCGATCACCGTGCTCGCCGACCTCGGCGACCCCGACCCCGACACCGCCCTGCGCTACGCGGTCGAGGGCCACGACCTGGCCGAGGAGCTGGGCGACCGGGCCCGGCAGGCCGCGTTCGCGCTCGCCGAGTGCGACCGCCGCCGGGAGCGGGGCGAGTCGGCCGAGGCGATCGAGGCCGGGTCGCGTGCCGTGGAGCTGTTCCGCGCCCTGGGTGACGACCGGCAGGAGCTGGCCGCGCTGCGCCGGCTCGGCGCGTGCCACCGGGACCGGGGCGACCTGGAGACCGCGCAGCACTACGCCGCCGTCGGCCTGGCCCGCGCCGAGCAGGTCGGCGCGGCGGCCGAGGTGGCGTCGTTCCACGACGACCTGGGCGGCGTGCTGACCGCGCGCGGCGAGCACGGGCCGGCGTTGGGGCACTACCGGCACGCGGTGTCGAAGCTCGTCGCCACCGGAGCGTGGGAGCGCGGCGCGGAGCTGCTGCCGCACCTCGCCGTCGGCGCGGTCCGGGCCCGGGACCCGGAGGCGTTGTGGACCGCGGCGCTGAGCGGCGGCCTGATCTGCGAGGTCGCGCCGCGCGAGGTGTGGGCGTCGGTGCTGCCGCTGGTGGTCGACTCGATGAAGCGGGCGATCGAGACCGGGCCGCTGGAGCTGACCCAGCGGGGCATGACCGACTTCGCCAGCGCGGTCACCGCGGGCCGGCGCGAGGACATGCCGTTCCAGGTGGGTCTGCTCGCGGACGTGGTGGTCGTGCTGCTGGCGTGGCTGATGGACCGCGTCGACGCGCACATCCGCGCGTTCGCCCGCGAGCTGGACCGCACCAGCGGCGGCGTGCTCGACCTGGTCGGCTACGTGTCCGTGCCCTACGCCGACCGGGCCCGCGACCCCGGGCCGGGCCGGTCGCGGACTACCAGTGGCGGCCCGCGCTGA
- a CDS encoding pyridoxal phosphate-dependent decarboxylase family protein — protein sequence MGDPLNAREDAAEALGMVARAAGPYLDALPHLPVRDATHAHLVDDLDGPLPDTGDGTIAAVADLLRIGTRAATHSSGPRFFHFVVGGATPAAQAADWVTSLLDQATGLWLTSPLAARAETVVLRWLKELLGLPASHGGVLTPSATAANLTGLACARHWWAGRHGVDVAAAGLAGLPPMPVFSSGYVHPSSRKALQLLGLGRDVVRALSRDDAGRLDVDALDRELASSGPAVLIGNAGEVNGGDFDPLDELADLAERHGAWLHVDGAFGLFAAVSPRTAGLVRGVERADSVAADAHKWLNVPYDSGMAFVRDPAALEGAFGGWHTAYLPDPDDELVNYNTRGPESSRRARAFPLWATLRAYGRAGHRAMVERHQDLALRLGRRIEESPDLELLAPITVFIVCFRYRPPGVPESELDDLNRELGEALIDDGRVYAGTTVYRGKVALRPAIVNWRTTEEDVDLLASVVRELGGRLLTTD from the coding sequence ATGGGTGATCCGCTGAACGCGCGCGAGGACGCCGCCGAGGCGTTGGGGATGGTGGCGCGGGCCGCCGGGCCGTACCTCGACGCGCTGCCGCACCTGCCGGTGCGCGACGCCACGCACGCCCACCTGGTCGACGACCTGGACGGGCCGCTGCCCGACACCGGTGACGGGACCATCGCCGCCGTCGCGGACCTGCTGCGGATCGGGACGCGGGCCGCGACGCACTCGTCCGGGCCCCGGTTCTTCCACTTCGTGGTCGGCGGCGCGACCCCGGCCGCGCAGGCGGCGGACTGGGTGACGTCGTTGCTGGACCAGGCCACCGGCCTGTGGCTGACCTCCCCGCTGGCCGCGCGGGCCGAGACGGTGGTGCTGCGGTGGTTGAAGGAGCTGCTCGGGCTGCCCGCCTCGCACGGCGGGGTGCTGACGCCGAGCGCGACGGCGGCGAACCTGACCGGGCTGGCGTGCGCGCGGCACTGGTGGGCAGGCCGGCACGGGGTGGACGTGGCCGCGGCCGGCCTGGCCGGGCTGCCGCCCATGCCGGTGTTCTCCAGCGGTTACGTGCACCCGAGCAGCCGCAAGGCGCTGCAACTGCTGGGGTTGGGCCGGGACGTCGTGCGGGCGCTGAGCCGTGACGACGCGGGCCGGCTGGACGTCGACGCGCTCGACCGCGAGCTGGCCTCGTCGGGGCCGGCCGTGCTGATCGGCAACGCGGGCGAGGTCAACGGCGGCGACTTCGACCCCTTGGACGAGCTGGCGGACCTGGCCGAGCGCCACGGGGCGTGGCTGCACGTGGACGGCGCGTTCGGCCTGTTCGCCGCCGTGTCCCCGCGCACCGCCGGGCTGGTGCGGGGCGTGGAGCGGGCCGACTCGGTGGCCGCGGACGCCCACAAGTGGCTCAACGTGCCGTACGACAGCGGCATGGCCTTCGTGCGGGACCCGGCGGCCCTCGAAGGCGCCTTCGGCGGCTGGCACACCGCCTACCTGCCCGACCCGGACGACGAGCTCGTCAACTACAACACGCGGGGCCCGGAATCCTCCCGCCGCGCCCGCGCGTTCCCCCTCTGGGCCACCCTGCGCGCCTACGGCCGCGCCGGCCACCGCGCCATGGTCGAACGCCACCAGGACCTGGCCCTGCGCCTGGGCCGCCGCATCGAGGAGTCCCCCGACCTGGAACTGCTGGCCCCGATCACCGTCTTCATCGTCTGCTTCCGCTACCGCCCACCGGGCGTGCCCGAATCCGAGCTGGACGACCTCAACCGCGAGCTGGGCGAGGCGCTGATCGACGACGGCCGGGTCTACGCGGGCACCACGGTCTACCGGGGCAAGGTCGCACTGCGCCCGGCGATCGTCAACTGGCGCACCACGGAGGAGGACGTCGACCTGCTGGCCTCCGTCGTCCGCGAGCTGGGTGGCCGCCTGCTCACGACCGACTGA
- a CDS encoding P1 family peptidase: protein MRNAITDVPGVLVGHATRIGGGALTGVTAVLFPAGSVSTVDVRGGAPATRDTAALDPRYGGREVRGVVLAGGSAYGLAAADGAAREVGSFVPAAALFDLGRGGDFSARPGAEEGAEAVRNAGVEVAQGNVGAGTGALNATLKGGLGTASAVLPGGVAVGAVAALNAVGPSVDVDTGLPFATHLGLPGEFPTYQGDDLAAARVEGHAPPFNTVIGAVATNARLPHLFALANAAQDGLAAAVRPAHGLTDGDTVFATSTGTHDAGDVDLLLAAARAVFARALVHGLLRAESVTTPWGRLPAYRELYPRTAATYRGN from the coding sequence GTGCGGAACGCGATCACCGATGTGCCGGGTGTGCTGGTCGGGCACGCCACGCGGATCGGTGGCGGCGCGTTGACCGGTGTCACGGCGGTGCTGTTCCCGGCCGGGTCGGTGTCCACCGTGGACGTCCGCGGTGGTGCGCCGGCGACGCGGGACACCGCCGCGCTCGACCCGCGCTACGGCGGGCGCGAGGTGCGCGGTGTCGTGTTGGCCGGTGGCAGTGCGTACGGGTTGGCGGCGGCGGACGGGGCGGCGCGCGAGGTGGGGTCGTTCGTGCCCGCCGCCGCGTTGTTCGACCTCGGGCGCGGTGGTGACTTCTCGGCCCGCCCGGGGGCGGAGGAGGGGGCCGAGGCGGTGCGGAACGCGGGCGTCGAGGTGGCCCAGGGCAACGTCGGCGCGGGCACGGGTGCGCTCAACGCCACGCTGAAAGGCGGCCTGGGCACGGCGAGCGCCGTGCTGCCCGGTGGCGTCGCGGTCGGCGCGGTCGCGGCGCTCAACGCGGTCGGCCCGTCGGTCGACGTCGACACCGGCCTGCCGTTCGCCACGCACCTCGGGCTGCCCGGCGAGTTCCCGACCTACCAGGGCGACGACCTGGCCGCGGCCCGGGTCGAGGGCCACGCGCCGCCGTTCAACACGGTCATCGGCGCGGTCGCCACGAACGCCCGCCTGCCGCACCTGTTCGCCCTGGCCAACGCCGCGCAGGACGGTCTCGCGGCCGCCGTCCGACCGGCGCACGGCCTGACCGACGGCGACACGGTGTTCGCCACCTCGACCGGCACCCACGACGCGGGCGACGTCGACCTACTGCTCGCCGCCGCCCGCGCGGTGTTCGCCCGGGCTCTGGTCCACGGCCTGCTCCGGGCCGAGTCGGTCACCACGCCGTGGGGCCGGCTCCCGGCGTACCGGGAGCTCTACCCGCGCACCGCCGCCACCTACCGGGGGAACTGA
- a CDS encoding DUF4865 family protein: protein MHYEITLPADYDMDVIRTRVATRGSALDGFPGLGLKAYCVRERGVDGSPVNQYAPFYLWRTVEGMNSFLWGPGFRGIVTDFGRPTVQHWTGLAFERGTAADPTEATKRTWRLPASGDPAEAIDQALAELTSLKGDPALHSTALAIDPRNWELVHFSLWSAAPDAEVRFRVLHLSRPELTDLSAGRHW, encoded by the coding sequence ATGCACTACGAGATCACCCTGCCCGCCGACTACGACATGGACGTCATCCGCACCAGGGTCGCCACGCGCGGCTCGGCGCTGGACGGGTTCCCCGGCCTGGGTCTGAAGGCCTACTGCGTGCGGGAACGCGGTGTGGACGGGTCGCCGGTGAACCAGTACGCCCCGTTCTACCTGTGGCGCACCGTCGAGGGCATGAACAGCTTCCTGTGGGGTCCGGGGTTCCGGGGCATCGTCACCGACTTCGGCCGACCCACCGTGCAGCACTGGACCGGTCTCGCCTTCGAACGCGGCACCGCCGCCGACCCCACCGAGGCGACCAAGCGCACCTGGCGGCTGCCCGCGTCCGGCGACCCGGCCGAGGCGATCGACCAGGCCCTCGCCGAGCTCACGTCCCTCAAGGGCGACCCGGCGCTGCACAGCACCGCGCTGGCGATCGACCCCCGGAACTGGGAGCTGGTGCACTTCAGCCTGTGGAGCGCGGCGCCGGACGCGGAGGTCCGCTTCCGGGTGCTGCACCTGTCCCGGCCGGAGCTCACCGACCTCAGCGCGGGCCGCCACTGGTAG